One window of the Pseudochaenichthys georgianus chromosome 21, fPseGeo1.2, whole genome shotgun sequence genome contains the following:
- the jagn1a gene encoding protein jagunal homolog 1-A, which translates to MTSRAGLRPGGTNGSEFKYKERVSVPQYQMSAPMKSEVRKLNLVHFLLWLLVAAQVTVSHFNLVSHDIVCMPYQWEYPYLLSLLPLFCSALSLPKNNISYLVLSMISAGLFSVAPLIYGGMEMFPVAQQLYRHGKAYRFIFGFSAVTVMYLIMVVAVQVHGWQLYYMKKLLDSWFDSTQEKKKK; encoded by the exons ATGACATCACGTGCTGGTCTCAGACCAGGTGGCACCAATGGAAGTGAATTCAAGTACAAAGAGAGGGTGTCGGTCCCACAATACCAGATGAG TGCTCCCATGAAGTCAGAGGTGCGGAAGCTAAACCTGGTCCATTTCCTGCTCTGGCTGCTGGTGGCGGCACAAGTGACTGTCAGCCACTTCAACCTGGTGTCCCATGACATAGTGTGCATGCCGTACCAGTGGGAGTACCCCTACCTGCTCAGCCTCCTGCCACTGTTCTGCAGTGCCCTATCCCTTCCAAAGAACAATATAAGTTACCTGGTCTTATCCATGATCAGCGCAGGGCTGTTCTCTGTGGCACCACTCATTTACGGTGGAATGGAGATGTTTCCTGTGGCGCAGCAGCTCTACCGCCATGGAAAGGCCTACCGTTTCATTTTTGGCTTCTCTGCAGTGACTGTTATGTATCTCATCATGGTGGTTGCTGTTCAAGTACACGGCTGGCAGTTATATTACATGAAGAAGCTGTTAGACTCTTGGTTTGACTCCACTcaggaaaagaagaagaagtaa